A genomic region of Micromonospora sp. NBC_01796 contains the following coding sequences:
- a CDS encoding MFS transporter, producing MGRGRAVGALIGLSGGTFLYTTAEALPIGLLLPMAVDLAVPPSQVGMLVTAYGAVVMVASVPLTALVRRVPRRRLLSALLVGFVVSNAITVLASTFTLLLAARMVTAVTHALFWAVVVPAAAELFRPALRGRVVAVVFAGGTVALALGVPAGTWLGERTGWRASFLAVAGLGAVVLVAVATLLPSTRPEEGHAARGATPDVRRFWLLVAVAVLATAGAIAAYTYVALFVTEVSGFPASSVGAILLARGIASVLGILAIGAVLDRNPWLALVATVALQSAALLGLYAFGHRPSVSVGLIALAGLAFAAFTAALGGLVLQVAPGRSDLAAATVSAAVNVGITAGAFVGGLALPGHGIRSTVLLGALLGVVALVLAFGERLIRPAPALPEGQRRAELVKGTA from the coding sequence ATGGGACGCGGGCGGGCAGTGGGAGCGCTGATCGGCTTGTCCGGGGGGACGTTCCTCTACACCACCGCCGAGGCGCTGCCGATCGGGCTGCTGCTTCCGATGGCGGTGGACCTGGCCGTCCCACCGTCGCAGGTGGGCATGCTCGTCACCGCGTACGGCGCGGTGGTGATGGTCGCCTCGGTCCCGTTGACGGCGCTGGTCCGCCGGGTCCCGCGCCGACGGTTGCTGTCGGCGCTCCTGGTCGGTTTCGTCGTCAGCAACGCCATCACGGTCCTCGCGAGCACCTTCACGTTGCTACTGGCGGCCAGGATGGTCACTGCGGTGACCCACGCGCTGTTCTGGGCGGTGGTGGTGCCGGCCGCGGCCGAGCTGTTCCGACCCGCACTGCGCGGGCGGGTGGTCGCGGTCGTCTTCGCCGGCGGCACCGTCGCGTTGGCCCTGGGGGTGCCCGCGGGCACCTGGCTGGGCGAGCGCACCGGGTGGCGGGCCTCGTTCCTGGCGGTGGCCGGGCTCGGCGCGGTCGTGCTCGTCGCGGTGGCCACCCTGCTGCCCTCGACGAGGCCGGAGGAGGGACATGCCGCCCGGGGCGCGACGCCCGACGTCCGCCGCTTCTGGCTGCTGGTGGCGGTGGCCGTCCTGGCGACCGCCGGCGCCATCGCCGCGTACACCTATGTCGCCCTCTTCGTCACCGAGGTCAGCGGATTCCCTGCCTCGTCGGTCGGGGCCATCCTGTTGGCGCGTGGCATCGCCAGCGTGCTCGGCATCCTCGCCATCGGCGCGGTACTGGACCGCAACCCGTGGCTCGCCCTGGTCGCGACCGTCGCGCTGCAATCGGCGGCACTGCTCGGCCTGTACGCCTTCGGCCACCGGCCGTCCGTCTCCGTCGGCCTGATCGCGCTGGCCGGACTGGCGTTCGCCGCGTTCACCGCGGCCCTCGGCGGTCTCGTGCTGCAGGTGGCGCCCGGGCGCTCCGACCTCGCCGCCGCCACGGTCTCCGCCGCGGTCAACGTCGGCATCACCGCTGGCGCCTTCGTCGGCGGCCTCGCTCTGCCGGGCCACGGCATCCGCAGTACGGTGCTGCTCGGCGCCCTCCTCGGCGTCGTCGCCCTGGTGCTGGCGTTCGGCGAACGACTCATCCGACCCGCGCCCGCCCTACCGGAAGGACAGCGCCGCGCAGAGCTGGTCAAAGGGACGGCATGA
- a CDS encoding MMPL family transporter — protein MTSSLARFSVRRPVIVLVIWLAVVAAGFTVGTGVFERLVGTVGVVPGSESDRVLELRETVAPEPQRLTAIVTGVDANSPDVRAAVDRAAADVRAMPGVDSVAPAVPSPETGQALIFSITLAPGTTQPGTPDVDDPADAVAEQAADRIHALDGDLPGSTVTVAGGSLTANEFSSQAARDVARAEILSTPVVLLLLLLVFGGLLAAGLPLLVAVAGVGGTFGVLFAFSEVSDVSVYAIQVVTMLAVGLAVDYALLIVNRFREERSVDAEVAGAVLRTAGTAGRTVLFSGLTVAVALAGLTVFPDPFLRSMGLAGVAVVVIDMLAALTLLPALLALLGRRITPRAAQPAGKGFFALVARFVQRRPAAVALSVLAVMVVIALPVLDLRLSLGDPRLLPASTQTRALYEETARHYPDQVRPDPVSTMVDAAPDSVEVGRLRESIVGMDGVREVEVVPVGDLTLLNADVDEENQEAVARAARDLASPVEVLVAGDAASLMDYRQMLGERLPWAAGLVALGTLVLLFLFTGSVLLPIKAVLTNLLSIGAALGAVVWVFQNGNLGQPDLGGTNLSVPVLVAAIAFGLSVDYEVFLLSRIRERWRAGAAPDEAVAEGIQLTGRIVTAAALLLAVVFAGFLVGGFTPIRAIGLGLVLAVLLDATIVRMLLVPATMMMLGRYNWWAPGPLRRFHARVGGRFDEAPSEAEAEAEDPKELVGTAY, from the coding sequence ATGACGAGCTCACTCGCCCGCTTCTCCGTACGCCGCCCGGTCATCGTGTTGGTGATCTGGCTGGCCGTCGTCGCCGCCGGCTTCACTGTCGGCACCGGCGTCTTCGAACGTCTCGTCGGCACCGTCGGTGTCGTACCGGGCAGCGAATCCGACCGGGTCCTGGAACTGCGCGAAACCGTGGCCCCGGAGCCGCAGCGCCTGACCGCGATCGTGACCGGTGTCGACGCGAACAGTCCCGACGTGCGGGCCGCCGTCGACCGGGCCGCCGCCGACGTACGGGCGATGCCCGGCGTCGACTCGGTGGCCCCGGCGGTGCCGTCACCGGAAACGGGGCAGGCGCTGATCTTCAGCATCACGCTCGCGCCCGGTACGACGCAGCCCGGCACGCCGGACGTCGACGACCCCGCCGACGCGGTCGCCGAACAGGCCGCCGACCGCATCCACGCACTCGACGGTGACCTTCCGGGCAGCACCGTCACCGTCGCCGGTGGCTCGCTCACCGCGAACGAGTTCAGCAGCCAGGCGGCCCGTGACGTCGCACGGGCCGAGATTCTCAGCACGCCGGTCGTACTCCTGCTGCTTCTGCTGGTTTTCGGGGGTTTGCTCGCGGCCGGTCTGCCGCTGCTCGTCGCGGTTGCCGGAGTTGGCGGCACGTTCGGCGTGTTGTTCGCGTTCAGCGAGGTCAGCGACGTGTCGGTGTACGCGATCCAGGTGGTGACGATGTTGGCGGTCGGCCTCGCCGTCGACTACGCGCTGCTGATCGTCAACCGGTTCCGCGAGGAGCGCTCCGTCGATGCCGAGGTCGCCGGTGCCGTGCTGCGTACCGCAGGCACCGCCGGTCGTACCGTGTTGTTCTCCGGGCTGACGGTCGCGGTCGCGCTGGCCGGGCTGACCGTGTTCCCGGATCCGTTCCTGCGTTCGATGGGCCTGGCCGGCGTGGCCGTCGTCGTGATCGACATGCTCGCCGCGCTGACCCTGCTGCCGGCCCTGCTGGCGCTGCTGGGCCGACGGATCACCCCGCGCGCGGCGCAGCCGGCAGGCAAGGGCTTCTTCGCGCTGGTGGCCCGCTTCGTGCAGCGCCGCCCGGCGGCGGTCGCGCTCTCCGTGCTCGCCGTGATGGTGGTCATCGCGCTTCCGGTGCTCGACCTGCGGCTGTCGCTGGGCGATCCCCGACTGCTGCCGGCGAGCACCCAGACCAGGGCCCTGTACGAGGAGACGGCCCGCCACTATCCCGACCAGGTACGTCCCGACCCGGTGTCGACGATGGTCGACGCGGCTCCGGACAGTGTCGAGGTCGGCAGGCTGCGGGAGTCGATCGTCGGAATGGATGGCGTACGTGAGGTGGAGGTCGTCCCGGTCGGCGACCTGACCCTGTTGAACGCCGACGTCGACGAGGAGAACCAGGAAGCGGTTGCCCGCGCGGCACGGGACCTGGCCTCCCCGGTCGAGGTACTCGTCGCCGGGGACGCGGCATCCCTGATGGACTACCGGCAGATGCTCGGCGAACGGCTGCCCTGGGCGGCCGGGCTCGTCGCGCTCGGCACCCTGGTCCTGCTGTTCCTCTTCACCGGCTCGGTCCTCCTGCCGATCAAGGCGGTGCTCACCAACCTGCTGAGCATCGGCGCGGCGCTCGGCGCGGTGGTGTGGGTGTTCCAGAACGGCAACCTCGGCCAGCCCGACCTCGGCGGCACCAACCTGTCGGTCCCGGTGCTGGTCGCGGCGATCGCGTTCGGCCTCTCCGTCGACTATGAGGTGTTCCTGCTCTCCAGGATCCGGGAGCGGTGGCGTGCGGGTGCGGCACCGGACGAGGCGGTCGCCGAGGGCATCCAGTTGACCGGTCGCATCGTGACGGCTGCGGCGCTGCTCCTCGCCGTCGTCTTCGCGGGCTTCCTGGTCGGCGGGTTCACCCCGATCCGGGCGATCGGACTCGGGCTGGTGCTGGCGGTGCTGCTCGACGCGACGATCGTACGGATGCTCCTGGTCCCGGCGACAATGATGATGCTGGGCCGGTACAACTGGTGGGCGCCGGGGCCGCTGCGTCGGTTCCACGCCCGGGTGGGAGGCCGCTTCGACGAGGCTCCGTCCGAGGCCGAGGCCGAGGCCGAGGACCCGAAGGAACTCGTCGGCACCGCGTACTGA
- a CDS encoding response regulator transcription factor → MADQIRVLVVDDQELVRGGFALILDAQPDITVVGEAADGVEAVEATAALAPDVVLMDVRMPRLDGIAATARICAASDAKVLVLTTFDLDEYVYDALRAGASGFLLKDMRRDELVNAVRVVATGEALLAPSVTRRLIADVVARSAPVGPPPGAGRLATLTVRESEMLRAVARGLSNAEIAAEFHVTEHTVKTHVSNVLSKLNLRDRVQAVVLAYESGLVVPRSGE, encoded by the coding sequence ATGGCTGACCAGATCCGGGTCCTGGTCGTAGACGACCAGGAACTCGTACGGGGCGGATTCGCCCTCATCCTCGACGCCCAGCCGGACATCACCGTCGTCGGGGAGGCGGCCGACGGAGTCGAGGCGGTCGAGGCCACCGCCGCGTTGGCCCCGGACGTGGTGCTGATGGACGTACGGATGCCCCGCCTGGACGGTATCGCCGCCACGGCCAGGATCTGTGCGGCCTCGGACGCCAAGGTCCTCGTGCTGACCACCTTCGACCTGGACGAGTACGTCTACGACGCGCTGCGCGCGGGCGCGAGCGGCTTCCTGCTCAAGGACATGCGCCGCGACGAACTCGTCAACGCGGTGCGGGTCGTGGCGACGGGTGAGGCGCTGCTCGCTCCGTCGGTCACCCGGCGACTCATCGCCGACGTGGTCGCGCGCTCCGCCCCCGTCGGCCCGCCACCGGGCGCCGGACGGCTGGCCACGCTGACCGTACGCGAGTCGGAGATGCTGCGGGCCGTCGCCCGGGGGCTGTCCAACGCGGAGATCGCGGCCGAGTTCCACGTCACCGAACACACCGTCAAGACCCACGTCAGCAATGTGCTGAGCAAGCTCAACCTGCGCGACCGGGTGCAGGCGGTCGTCCTCGCGTATGAGTCGGGCCTGGTCGTTCCTCGCTCCGGGGAGTGA
- a CDS encoding sensor histidine kinase, with protein sequence MQALPTLAIDTFIALGCYLAAIAGPNSHDGDITSYSLASLASLPLVWRRRSPLLVLIVTGLATIAITRLGMVHEVPYGQLVATYTVASLSGPIVRAVAIAGTVAGIAFALAEKTNVLPIGSTILIFGGAYALGAIARSRRGLIETLEARARTLAADYAEAASRERERIARDMHDILAHSVNLMVVQAEAGPVVVRSNPARAVTIFDAIADAGRDALTQLRRTLGVLRSEPASRTPQPGLDGLESLVAQARGTGMPTTLTERGHRRPIAPDVAVAVYRVVQESLTNAVKHAHASRIDVRLRWEEDGLDLEIRDDGRGRGGRGGPGRMPSGGHGLIGMRERVAACGGTLSAGPADDGNGFRVAARLPLTEQAATAANVDG encoded by the coding sequence GTGCAAGCCCTACCCACCCTGGCGATCGACACGTTCATCGCACTGGGCTGCTATCTGGCGGCGATCGCCGGGCCGAATTCGCACGACGGCGACATCACCTCCTACAGCCTTGCCTCGCTCGCGTCACTGCCACTGGTGTGGCGTCGGCGCTCGCCGCTCCTCGTTCTGATCGTCACCGGGCTCGCCACCATCGCGATCACCCGGCTGGGAATGGTCCACGAGGTTCCCTACGGGCAGCTCGTGGCGACCTACACGGTCGCCTCACTGAGCGGGCCGATCGTGCGTGCCGTGGCCATCGCCGGGACGGTCGCCGGGATCGCGTTCGCGCTCGCCGAGAAGACGAACGTCCTGCCGATCGGGAGCACCATTCTCATCTTCGGCGGGGCTTACGCGCTCGGCGCGATCGCCCGGTCGCGCCGGGGGTTGATCGAGACCCTGGAGGCGCGGGCCCGGACGCTCGCCGCCGACTATGCCGAGGCCGCGTCGCGGGAGCGGGAGCGCATCGCCCGGGACATGCACGACATCCTTGCCCACTCGGTCAACCTCATGGTGGTCCAGGCCGAGGCCGGGCCGGTGGTGGTGCGCAGCAACCCGGCGCGGGCGGTGACGATCTTCGACGCGATCGCCGACGCGGGCCGCGACGCGCTCACCCAACTCCGGCGCACGTTGGGGGTGCTGCGCTCCGAACCCGCCTCCCGCACACCACAACCGGGGCTCGACGGGCTGGAGTCACTGGTGGCTCAGGCGCGGGGTACGGGAATGCCGACGACGTTGACCGAGCGGGGACACCGCCGGCCGATCGCCCCGGATGTTGCCGTGGCCGTCTACCGGGTGGTGCAGGAGTCGCTGACCAACGCGGTCAAGCATGCCCACGCGAGCCGGATCGACGTGCGACTGCGGTGGGAGGAGGACGGCCTCGACCTGGAGATCCGCGACGACGGGCGGGGCCGCGGCGGGCGCGGCGGCCCCGGTCGGATGCCCTCCGGCGGCCACGGCCTGATCGGCATGCGGGAACGGGTTGCGGCCTGTGGCGGCACTCTCTCGGCCGGGCCTGCCGACGACGGGAACGGGTTCCGGGTCGCCGCCAGGCTGCCCCTCACGGAGCAGGCAGCGACCGCCGCGAACGTCGATGGCTGA
- a CDS encoding class I SAM-dependent methyltransferase, whose product MRQDEIWDVEAAGRYDTPGTGMFAPHVLGPTVDRLAELAGDGKALEFAIGTGRVAVPLAERGVSVTGIELSSPMIEQLRTKADEAAIPVIVGDMATTVAPGRYTLVYLVYNTISNLLTQAEQVACFRNAARHLSPGGRFVIELWVPELRKLPPGAPAMVWHSEPGYIGLDTYDVLRQQVVSHHFTFDDSRRARLTRSPHRYIWPSELDLMAELAGLELETRHGDWAGGEFTDESRSHVSVYRLPPRP is encoded by the coding sequence ATGCGCCAGGACGAGATCTGGGACGTCGAAGCCGCCGGTCGTTATGACACACCGGGCACCGGCATGTTCGCACCCCACGTCCTGGGGCCGACCGTGGACCGCCTGGCCGAGCTGGCCGGCGACGGAAAGGCGCTGGAGTTCGCCATCGGAACCGGGCGGGTGGCCGTACCGCTCGCGGAGCGGGGAGTGTCCGTCACCGGGATCGAACTGTCATCCCCGATGATCGAGCAACTGCGGACGAAGGCGGACGAGGCGGCGATCCCGGTGATCGTCGGCGACATGGCGACCACCGTCGCGCCGGGGAGGTACACCCTCGTCTACCTGGTCTACAACACCATCTCCAACCTGCTCACCCAGGCCGAACAGGTCGCCTGTTTCCGCAACGCCGCCCGGCACCTCAGCCCCGGCGGCCGGTTCGTGATCGAGCTCTGGGTGCCCGAGCTGCGCAAACTCCCACCGGGTGCACCGGCGATGGTCTGGCACTCCGAGCCCGGCTACATCGGCCTGGACACGTACGACGTTCTGCGTCAGCAGGTGGTGTCGCACCACTTCACGTTCGACGACAGTCGACGGGCGCGGCTGACCCGCTCGCCGCACCGCTACATCTGGCCGTCGGAACTCGACCTGATGGCCGAGCTGGCCGGGCTCGAGCTGGAGACCCGGCACGGGGACTGGGCCGGCGGCGAGTTCACCGACGAGTCGCGTTCCCACGTCTCGGTGTACCGCCTCCCGCCGCGTCCGTAG
- a CDS encoding nuclear transport factor 2 family protein, producing the protein MSVPVPGVVARYFEATDSGEKDALVACFTEDAVVVDEGRTWRGLAEIRQWRDEVATAYEYTVEILGAEPAGVDEYLVTARLEGNFPGNVVDLGFRFGLRDDLIDRLRIAP; encoded by the coding sequence ATGTCCGTACCCGTTCCCGGCGTGGTCGCCAGGTACTTCGAGGCCACCGACAGCGGTGAGAAGGACGCGCTGGTGGCCTGCTTCACCGAGGACGCCGTCGTGGTCGACGAGGGCAGGACCTGGCGGGGGCTGGCCGAGATCCGGCAGTGGCGCGACGAGGTCGCCACCGCGTACGAGTACACCGTCGAGATCCTCGGTGCCGAGCCGGCCGGGGTGGACGAATACCTGGTCACCGCCCGACTCGAAGGCAACTTCCCGGGCAACGTGGTCGACCTAGGGTTCCGGTTCGGCCTGCGTGACGACCTGATCGACCGGTTGAGGATCGCCCCCTGA
- a CDS encoding CGNR zinc finger domain-containing protein — protein METLAGVTRMRLVGGNLALDFVNTRTGPPVGPPDDDVLTGYPELVAWGAYAGALTDPEAETLRRLSNNDPGGAHAAFTRSLRSRDDLDEVFRAVAAGRSPSTAVLARLRDDEADALGHARLDRGNTYGWTWRDDRTLARPLRPVVHAAVQLLTTGALDRIKGCGGCRFLFNDESKNRSRRWCSMDDCGTSEKIRRYVAARRTRSTG, from the coding sequence ATGGAAACACTTGCGGGCGTGACGCGGATGCGCCTGGTCGGCGGCAACCTCGCCCTGGACTTCGTCAACACCCGTACCGGCCCGCCCGTCGGGCCCCCGGACGACGACGTATTGACCGGCTACCCCGAACTGGTCGCCTGGGGCGCGTACGCGGGCGCACTCACCGACCCGGAGGCGGAGACGCTGCGCCGGCTGTCCAACAACGACCCCGGTGGCGCTCACGCCGCCTTCACGCGATCACTGCGCAGCCGCGACGATCTCGACGAGGTGTTCCGGGCGGTGGCCGCCGGCCGAAGCCCGAGCACGGCCGTACTCGCCCGGCTGCGAGACGACGAGGCGGACGCGCTCGGTCACGCCCGGCTCGATCGAGGAAACACGTACGGATGGACCTGGCGGGACGACCGGACGCTTGCCCGGCCGCTGCGGCCGGTGGTGCACGCGGCGGTCCAGTTGCTCACCACGGGCGCACTGGACCGGATCAAGGGATGCGGAGGCTGTCGCTTCCTCTTCAACGACGAGAGCAAGAACCGCAGTCGCCGCTGGTGCAGCATGGACGACTGTGGAACCTCCGAGAAGATCCGCCGGTACGTCGCCGCGCGACGTACCCGCTCGACGGGCTGA
- a CDS encoding TrmH family RNA methyltransferase has translation MPVHEITNPDDERIADYRALTDVELRTRWEPPHGLFIAEGELVLRRALRAGYPPRSFLVDAKRVDQLGDLDTGDAPVYAATPDVLERATGFHVHRGVLASFHRRVLPTPAEVLAAARRVVVLEDVNNHTNLGAIYRGAAALGIDAVLLSPTCADPLYRRSVRVSMGEVFAVPYAKFERWPEGLDQVREAGFTVLAMTPAADAVPMQRLTSAQRERAALLLGAEGPGLTAAAQAASDVKVSIPMRRGVDSLNVAAAAAVAFWELGREDPV, from the coding sequence GTGCCTGTCCACGAGATCACCAACCCCGACGACGAGCGGATCGCCGACTACCGGGCGCTCACCGATGTCGAGTTGCGCACCCGGTGGGAACCGCCGCACGGGCTTTTCATCGCCGAAGGTGAACTGGTCCTGCGCCGGGCGCTGCGGGCCGGCTACCCGCCGCGCTCGTTCCTGGTCGACGCGAAGCGGGTGGACCAGCTCGGGGATCTGGACACCGGGGACGCACCGGTCTACGCCGCCACCCCGGACGTGCTGGAACGGGCGACCGGGTTCCACGTGCACCGGGGCGTACTCGCCTCGTTCCACCGGCGGGTGCTGCCGACCCCGGCCGAGGTCCTCGCCGCGGCCCGCCGGGTGGTGGTCCTGGAGGACGTCAACAACCACACCAACCTGGGTGCCATCTACCGGGGAGCGGCGGCCCTCGGGATCGACGCCGTACTCCTGTCACCGACCTGTGCCGACCCGCTCTACCGGCGGAGCGTACGGGTCAGCATGGGCGAGGTCTTCGCCGTGCCGTACGCCAAGTTCGAGCGCTGGCCGGAGGGCCTGGACCAGGTACGGGAGGCGGGCTTCACCGTGCTCGCGATGACGCCGGCCGCGGACGCCGTACCGATGCAACGCCTCACCTCGGCGCAGCGGGAGCGGGCGGCGTTGCTGCTGGGCGCGGAGGGCCCCGGCCTCACGGCGGCGGCCCAGGCCGCCAGCGACGTGAAGGTGTCCATCCCGATGCGCCGTGGGGTGGACTCGTTGAACGTGGCTGCGGCGGCCGCCGTCGCCTTCTGGGAGTTGGGCCGGGAAGACCCCGTTTGA
- a CDS encoding ATP-dependent endonuclease — MREWERFRAAVATWAAGGTDSAAAATTARELAGDGLATVVLVEGVSDRSAVEALAARRNRDLAAEGICVLSMGGAMSVGRFLRIFAALGLDIDVRGLCDEAEEGYYRRGLEQAGYGTVLDRSTMESLGFYVCVADLEEELIRALGTEGVERVFEAEHDLARFRLFQNQPAQRERTIERQLRRFMGTTSGRKARYGRALVNALEPDDIPRPLDRLLAG; from the coding sequence GTGCGGGAGTGGGAGCGTTTTCGGGCCGCCGTCGCCACCTGGGCGGCCGGCGGTACGGACTCCGCAGCCGCCGCCACGACCGCCCGCGAACTGGCCGGCGACGGCCTCGCCACGGTGGTACTCGTCGAAGGGGTCAGCGACCGGAGCGCGGTGGAGGCGCTGGCCGCCCGACGCAACCGCGACCTGGCCGCCGAGGGCATCTGCGTGCTGTCGATGGGTGGCGCGATGAGCGTCGGCCGGTTCCTGCGGATCTTCGCCGCGCTGGGGCTCGACATCGACGTACGCGGGCTCTGCGACGAGGCCGAGGAGGGCTACTACCGGCGCGGGCTGGAACAGGCCGGCTACGGCACCGTCCTGGATCGGTCCACTATGGAATCACTCGGCTTCTACGTCTGCGTGGCCGACCTGGAGGAGGAGCTGATCCGGGCACTCGGCACCGAAGGCGTCGAGCGTGTTTTCGAGGCCGAACACGATCTGGCCAGATTCCGGCTCTTCCAGAACCAGCCCGCGCAGCGCGAGCGGACGATCGAACGGCAACTGCGCCGCTTCATGGGCACGACCAGTGGTCGCAAGGCCCGCTATGGCAGGGCGCTCGTCAACGCCCTCGAACCGGATGACATCCCCCGGCCACTGGACCGTCTGCTCGCCGGCTAG
- a CDS encoding Clp protease N-terminal domain-containing protein produces MFERFSRNARRVITGGVEIAAEDGTAKAGPEHLLLGLATDEQSLGARVLAEYGVTAAVLRAAATAPPGRAGLTDAEITALRAVGVDAEEVFRLVEEAFGPDAWDGADQPQPPRRRGHFGAPVNQQAKKVIELGLREAVALRHREINSGHLLLALLRHGVTGPMSTVLTEHGVTYDDARRRVLLAQYEAA; encoded by the coding sequence ATGTTCGAACGGTTCAGCAGGAACGCGCGCCGGGTCATCACCGGCGGTGTCGAGATCGCCGCCGAAGACGGCACGGCCAAGGCCGGACCGGAGCACCTGCTGCTCGGGCTGGCCACCGACGAGCAGAGCCTCGGAGCCCGCGTCCTGGCCGAGTACGGCGTCACCGCCGCCGTACTGCGGGCCGCCGCCACGGCGCCACCCGGCCGGGCCGGTCTCACCGACGCCGAGATCACCGCCCTACGTGCCGTCGGGGTCGACGCCGAGGAGGTGTTCCGCCTGGTCGAGGAGGCGTTCGGCCCGGACGCGTGGGACGGGGCGGACCAACCGCAGCCGCCCCGCCGCCGGGGTCACTTCGGCGCACCCGTCAACCAGCAGGCCAAGAAGGTGATCGAGCTGGGTCTGCGGGAGGCGGTCGCCCTACGGCACCGCGAGATCAACTCCGGTCACCTGCTCCTGGCGCTGTTGCGGCACGGTGTGACCGGGCCGATGTCCACGGTGCTCACCGAGCACGGCGTGACGTACGACGACGCCAGGCGACGCGTACTCCTCGCGCAGTACGAGGCGGCGTAA
- a CDS encoding MFS transporter, which translates to MNLRQAGFSPRFIAPVLIGPVLNPINTTMIAVALVPIARDLGITSSVVIWLVAGLYLASAIAQPTMGKLADLFGPRKIYLIGLVFVLAGGVLPILDAHFAGVLTARVLIGIGTSAAYPSAMSLIRDRSERLGVETPPALLSAISIASLTTGAVGPVLGGVLIEVLDWRAIFLVNVPLTLLAMAMTVFWLPSDRTRPTVPRAGSPLTAIDPVGILLFATTIAALLVFLLDLASGHWWLFAVAVVFAGLLAYWELRRPKPFLDLRMLARNGPLSRTYARLFLVYFSAYSMTYGFSQWLQGSAGFGSDVAGFLQLPTAFLAGLASITIARSTALRRPLILAGLLPCLGGLLLVTLTSNSPVWLLLFVAALFGVPQGLASVANQAALYRQAPSDQLGVASGLSRTAIYLGAIVSSGVIGLTFGERPSDGGIHAIGWLIVGATGVAALLALFDRTLGAPRERAAEEPVGAGSPR; encoded by the coding sequence GTGAACCTGCGCCAGGCGGGCTTCAGCCCCCGGTTCATCGCCCCGGTCCTGATCGGGCCGGTACTCAACCCGATCAACACCACCATGATCGCGGTGGCGCTGGTGCCGATCGCCCGTGACCTCGGCATCACCTCGTCGGTGGTGATCTGGCTCGTCGCCGGTCTCTACCTGGCCAGCGCCATCGCCCAGCCGACCATGGGCAAGCTCGCCGACCTGTTCGGCCCCAGGAAGATCTACCTGATCGGTCTGGTGTTCGTCCTGGCCGGCGGGGTGCTGCCGATCCTCGACGCGCACTTCGCCGGGGTCCTGACCGCCCGGGTGCTGATCGGCATCGGGACCTCCGCGGCGTACCCGTCGGCGATGTCGCTCATCCGGGACCGGTCCGAACGGCTCGGGGTGGAAACCCCGCCGGCACTGCTCTCGGCGATCTCCATCGCGAGCCTGACCACCGGCGCGGTCGGTCCGGTCCTCGGCGGGGTGCTGATCGAGGTCCTCGACTGGCGGGCGATCTTCCTGGTCAACGTGCCGCTGACGCTCCTGGCCATGGCCATGACCGTGTTCTGGCTGCCGTCGGACCGGACCCGTCCCACGGTGCCCCGGGCCGGATCACCGCTGACCGCGATCGACCCGGTCGGCATCCTGCTGTTCGCCACCACCATCGCCGCCCTGCTCGTCTTCCTGCTCGACCTCGCCTCGGGCCACTGGTGGCTGTTCGCCGTCGCGGTCGTGTTCGCCGGGCTGCTCGCGTACTGGGAACTGCGCCGGCCGAAGCCGTTCCTCGACCTGCGGATGCTCGCCCGCAACGGGCCGTTGAGCCGGACCTACGCCCGGCTGTTCCTGGTCTATTTCTCCGCCTACTCGATGACGTACGGCTTCAGCCAGTGGCTCCAGGGCTCCGCCGGGTTCGGCAGCGACGTCGCCGGGTTCCTGCAACTGCCCACCGCGTTCCTCGCCGGTCTCGCCTCGATCACGATCGCCCGGTCCACCGCACTGCGCCGCCCGCTCATCCTCGCCGGCCTGCTGCCGTGCCTGGGCGGGCTGCTCCTCGTCACCCTCACCTCGAACTCACCGGTCTGGCTGCTGCTTTTCGTCGCCGCGCTGTTCGGCGTACCCCAGGGGTTGGCCTCGGTGGCGAACCAGGCCGCGCTCTACCGGCAGGCGCCGTCGGACCAGCTCGGGGTCGCGTCCGGGCTGTCGCGTACCGCGATCTATCTCGGGGCGATCGTCTCCTCCGGGGTCATCGGTCTCACCTTCGGCGAGCGGCCGTCCGACGGCGGCATCCACGCGATCGGTTGGCTGATCGTCGGCGCGACCGGCGTCGCCGCCCTGCTCGCCCTGTTCGACCGCACCCTCGGCGCTCCCCGCGAGCGGGCGGCCGAAGAACCGGTGGGCGCCGGTTCGCCACGCTGA